The following coding sequences lie in one Synechococcus sp. PCC 7336 genomic window:
- a CDS encoding type II toxin-antitoxin system VapC family toxin, with the protein MDVVLLDTDVFSIILKGASQARDYQYIIAGKRMALSFMTVAELFQWGYMRNWGSRRIATLETEMQNYLVLPPDIEACRIWAQVRARAKDKGRPISPQDAWNAAMALRYSLPLVTNNAKDYQTIDLLQVLTPL; encoded by the coding sequence GTGGATGTTGTTCTGCTCGACACTGATGTCTTTTCTATTATCCTCAAGGGGGCAAGTCAGGCTCGGGATTACCAGTACATCATTGCAGGAAAGCGCATGGCTCTGTCTTTCATGACCGTTGCCGAATTGTTCCAATGGGGTTACATGCGTAACTGGGGTAGCAGGCGCATAGCTACGCTGGAAACAGAAATGCAAAACTATCTGGTCCTTCCCCCAGATATCGAGGCTTGCCGTATCTGGGCTCAGGTTCGCGCTCGGGCCAAGGACAAAGGCAGACCCATTTCACCCCAAGATGCCTGGAACGCAGCTATGGCTCTGCGATATTCCTTGCCGCTAGTCACTAATAATGCCAAGGATTACCAGACGATTGACCTTCTCCAGGTTTTGACTCCTCTATGA